A window from Lactiplantibacillus pentosus encodes these proteins:
- a CDS encoding ROK family protein: MRLGSIEAGGTKFILAVLDSQYHVLKRQRIATTTPDETLAACVTFFQQNKVDALGIGSFGPAEIRKDTVTYGYILNTPKVGWSHVDVLTPLKKTLQIPITFTTDVNASAYGEYIAGAGETVNSLVYFTVGTGIGGGVIQNGHLIGGTSHLEMGHTLVIPSPDDDFAGVCPYHQNRCFEGMASGPAIEARTGRPGEQLERTNQVFKLVSYYVSQLVFDAYLNFRPAKIVIGGSVISETELPLIRKDVATLNNGYVELPDLTELISRTEVADNGSATVGNAALASQLL; this comes from the coding sequence ATGCGTTTAGGAAGTATAGAAGCAGGGGGCACCAAATTTATTCTGGCAGTTTTGGATAGTCAGTATCATGTGCTGAAACGTCAGCGGATTGCAACAACGACACCTGATGAGACACTGGCTGCTTGTGTTACCTTCTTTCAGCAGAATAAGGTTGATGCACTAGGAATTGGCAGCTTCGGACCAGCAGAAATTAGAAAAGATACTGTAACGTATGGGTATATTTTGAACACGCCTAAGGTTGGCTGGTCGCATGTCGATGTTCTTACCCCATTAAAAAAGACGTTGCAAATTCCAATAACATTTACAACGGATGTTAACGCGTCCGCGTATGGTGAATATATCGCGGGAGCAGGGGAAACAGTAAATTCATTGGTTTATTTTACTGTTGGAACAGGAATCGGTGGTGGCGTTATCCAAAACGGCCATTTAATTGGTGGAACATCTCATTTGGAAATGGGACATACATTGGTCATCCCTAGCCCCGATGATGACTTTGCAGGTGTTTGTCCGTATCATCAAAATCGGTGCTTTGAAGGGATGGCTTCAGGTCCAGCCATTGAAGCGCGCACGGGGCGTCCTGGTGAGCAATTAGAAAGAACAAATCAAGTTTTTAAACTAGTGAGTTATTATGTCTCACAATTAGTGTTTGATGCTTACCTTAATTTTCGACCAGCAAAAATCGTTATTGGTGGTTCAGTGATTAGCGAGACGGAGCTACCATTGATCAGGAAAGACGTTGCAACATTGAATAATGGCTATGTCGAGCTACCAGATTTAACAGAACTGATATCACGGACAGAAGTTGCTGACAATGGGTCGGCAACGGTCGGAAATGCAGCGCTTGCTAGCCAATTGTTATAA
- a CDS encoding alpha-mannosidase, whose protein sequence is MAKAYFVNHTHWDREWYFTTEDAQVLSDQLFADVLKELEAHPEANFTLDGQTSIIDEYVAMHPEDVARIRALVARNQLFVGPWYTQTDAMVPDAESIIRNLVIGITETRRKYGQPMMIGYLPDTFGFNAQLPMLLNQVGINDFIFWRGTKFKRQMDSVYFNWKSLGNNRVYAANFPLGYYTGQISVDSKHNLKEFVQNRLDPGIDFESQNGHNAAVLLPSGIDQMNIIHDISKTIEEVNRNSHNQVVISSYPQFMETLRQRTDLPDYQGELRLPTYSRVHRTIGSVRSRIKRQNFDLEQKILRRVEPLMVIAKQCGIDVSNGLVLKLWKKLLECQPHDSLGGSVSDNVAVDIDHRFKQGFEIADGIENFIKKRIAQRLQLGSNQVLVFNADARPFDGYKTIQFLAPSKNVAFDDQYHATVVRSEYVPKRDNIMQQTAKGFGFKDEPGYYKLVVQVRVKFDGLGYQVIDFKDSHEALPELKSENQNTIQNEIWKVTYQDGSFEASSNGKTYTNIIAIVDSGNDGDTYDYSPLRDDKEITLPLDGTVSVAIADGIQQMKLSGQWELPAQLADRISKKPNLKRVPYNLTLTLTSGDAVLAGHLNIDNQVMDHRLRLKINTGIQSDHAVAQIQGGFQKTSNLPIEDNWQDEFVEKPVNLYNFDKVVGMQDSSQGLFMIAKGMKEYELGNQSFYVTLMATTGQLGKPNLLWRPGRASGDTTSIGHQMTPTPLAEELGANTFEFGLVARTQLDENDLAKTAEKWLAPDISYQLQTLNLFVNRLDNKIWDIEFGVSLPVISNQETVLSLNPDVIISALYPAYTVNNGLVLRLANESGKPVDVTPLLDAGFILVNALEEVQPIADQLVIEPYDMVTLLKKN, encoded by the coding sequence ATGGCAAAAGCTTATTTTGTAAATCATACGCATTGGGATCGAGAGTGGTATTTTACAACCGAAGACGCTCAGGTCTTGAGTGATCAATTATTCGCTGATGTACTGAAGGAACTAGAAGCACATCCCGAGGCCAATTTCACCCTGGATGGACAAACTTCGATTATAGATGAGTATGTTGCGATGCACCCTGAAGATGTTGCGCGAATAAGAGCTTTGGTGGCGCGCAACCAATTGTTTGTTGGTCCTTGGTATACACAGACGGATGCAATGGTACCAGACGCAGAATCAATTATTCGCAACTTAGTCATTGGTATTACTGAGACTAGAAGAAAGTATGGTCAACCGATGATGATTGGCTATCTACCCGATACTTTTGGGTTTAATGCGCAACTGCCAATGTTGCTGAATCAAGTTGGGATTAACGACTTTATCTTCTGGCGGGGAACCAAGTTCAAACGTCAGATGGACTCAGTATATTTCAATTGGAAAAGTTTGGGCAATAACCGAGTCTATGCCGCTAATTTCCCATTAGGTTACTATACGGGGCAAATTTCGGTGGATTCTAAGCATAACTTGAAGGAATTCGTCCAGAATCGTTTGGATCCAGGAATTGATTTTGAAAGTCAAAATGGCCATAATGCGGCCGTTTTGCTACCATCTGGCATCGATCAGATGAATATTATTCATGACATCTCCAAGACGATTGAAGAGGTTAATCGCAATAGCCATAATCAAGTTGTTATTAGTAGCTACCCACAATTCATGGAGACTTTGAGACAGCGAACTGACCTCCCAGACTATCAAGGCGAGTTACGCTTGCCAACGTATTCTCGCGTTCACAGGACTATTGGCTCAGTGCGCTCACGAATTAAACGTCAAAATTTTGATTTGGAGCAGAAAATTTTGCGTCGAGTGGAACCACTCATGGTAATTGCAAAACAATGCGGAATTGATGTTTCCAATGGGCTAGTCTTAAAGTTATGGAAGAAACTATTGGAGTGTCAACCACATGATAGCCTAGGTGGCAGTGTGTCGGATAATGTTGCAGTAGATATTGATCATCGGTTTAAACAAGGGTTTGAGATTGCCGATGGTATTGAAAACTTCATCAAAAAGAGAATTGCGCAACGACTACAACTGGGTTCAAATCAGGTGTTAGTGTTTAATGCCGACGCACGGCCATTCGATGGATATAAGACTATCCAATTTTTAGCACCCTCAAAAAATGTTGCGTTTGATGATCAATATCATGCTACTGTTGTTCGCTCCGAGTATGTGCCAAAGCGCGACAATATCATGCAACAAACGGCAAAAGGATTTGGGTTCAAGGATGAGCCAGGTTATTACAAGTTAGTTGTGCAAGTACGCGTCAAGTTTGATGGCTTAGGTTACCAAGTGATTGACTTTAAAGATAGTCACGAAGCATTGCCTGAACTGAAGTCGGAAAACCAAAATACAATTCAAAACGAGATTTGGAAAGTTACCTACCAAGATGGTTCATTTGAAGCGTCCAGTAACGGAAAAACCTATACCAATATCATCGCCATTGTAGATTCGGGTAACGATGGAGATACGTATGATTATTCGCCGTTGCGGGATGATAAGGAAATAACATTGCCGCTGGATGGAACGGTGTCAGTAGCTATTGCCGATGGTATTCAACAAATGAAACTATCGGGGCAGTGGGAGCTGCCAGCACAGTTAGCTGATCGAATTAGTAAAAAGCCAAATTTGAAGCGTGTACCATATAATTTGACGTTAACTTTAACCAGTGGAGATGCTGTATTAGCAGGACACTTAAATATTGATAACCAAGTTATGGACCATCGCCTTCGCCTAAAAATTAATACGGGTATTCAAAGTGATCATGCTGTTGCACAGATTCAAGGTGGCTTCCAGAAGACGAGCAACTTACCGATTGAGGATAATTGGCAAGATGAATTTGTTGAAAAACCAGTTAACCTGTATAACTTCGATAAAGTTGTTGGCATGCAGGACTCCAGTCAGGGCCTCTTCATGATTGCCAAGGGAATGAAAGAGTATGAACTGGGCAATCAATCATTTTATGTCACGCTAATGGCGACGACTGGTCAGTTGGGTAAGCCGAATCTCTTGTGGCGCCCAGGACGAGCTTCTGGTGATACGACCAGCATTGGCCACCAAATGACACCTACGCCCCTAGCGGAAGAATTGGGTGCTAATACGTTTGAATTTGGCTTGGTTGCAAGGACTCAATTAGACGAAAATGATTTGGCAAAAACCGCAGAGAAATGGCTTGCACCAGACATTAGTTATCAGCTACAAACGTTGAATCTATTTGTAAACCGGTTAGATAATAAAATCTGGGATATTGAGTTTGGTGTTAGTTTGCCAGTGATTTCAAACCAAGAAACTGTCTTGAGTCTTAATCCTGATGTTATCATCAGTGCATTGTATCCTGCGTATACGGTTAACAACGGGTTAGTACTACGACTAGCAAATGAATCGGGTAAGCCCGTTGATGTAACACCATTATTAGATGCAGGCTTTATCCTTGTGAACGCCTTAGAAGAAGTACAGCCTATTGCAGATCAATTAGTGATTGAGCCATATGACATGGTCACACTGCTGAAGAAAAATTAG
- a CDS encoding PTS fructose transporter subunit IIC, translated as MKKLLAEWKGYLMSGISYMLPVVIGGSLVVAVPKLIGLCFGITSFDAYKTGFWFYMGQIEAVGWIGVGLVNLVLAGYIAYAIGDKPALAAGFIGGSLATSSNMGFLGALVAGFAAGYVARWCHNKIHVGEKFESIMPLVVVPLLSTMVVAILMGVILKQPLTWINVSLVAWIKQMSTSGVSAITLAVIMGAMIGSDLGGPVNKAAWMAGNVLLAEKIYTPAMIVNVAIAGIPLGYAFATTFFKHRFSDELLDAGRSDWFMGFIGITEGAIPFTLVNPLKLIPINMIAGAAGSATTILLGAQAKIPPVGGIYGFVTITNGWAYLIGLIVCATIIGVLAPCAVNFNQTPNEESMTDDSEDDININFEA; from the coding sequence ATGAAAAAACTATTGGCTGAATGGAAAGGCTACTTGATGTCTGGTATCTCTTACATGTTACCAGTTGTTATCGGTGGTTCTTTAGTTGTTGCAGTTCCTAAGTTAATTGGACTTTGTTTTGGGATTACTAGCTTTGACGCTTATAAAACGGGTTTCTGGTTCTATATGGGCCAGATTGAAGCAGTTGGTTGGATTGGTGTTGGGCTAGTCAACTTGGTACTAGCTGGATATATTGCTTACGCCATTGGAGATAAGCCAGCATTGGCAGCTGGATTTATTGGTGGCTCGCTTGCTACTAGTTCTAACATGGGGTTCCTAGGAGCACTAGTTGCTGGATTTGCAGCAGGATATGTTGCTCGTTGGTGCCACAATAAGATTCATGTGGGTGAGAAGTTTGAATCAATCATGCCGTTAGTTGTTGTACCGTTGCTCTCGACAATGGTCGTCGCGATACTGATGGGAGTTATCCTGAAGCAGCCACTGACTTGGATTAATGTCTCACTGGTTGCATGGATCAAGCAAATGAGTACGAGCGGTGTCAGTGCAATTACGTTAGCAGTAATTATGGGGGCCATGATTGGCTCTGACTTAGGCGGACCAGTTAATAAAGCCGCTTGGATGGCCGGCAATGTTTTACTCGCGGAAAAGATTTATACACCTGCAATGATTGTCAATGTCGCAATTGCCGGAATTCCTTTGGGTTATGCTTTTGCAACCACGTTCTTCAAGCATCGCTTCTCTGATGAATTACTCGATGCTGGTCGGAGTGATTGGTTTATGGGCTTTATCGGAATCACAGAAGGTGCGATTCCTTTCACGTTGGTTAATCCATTGAAACTAATCCCAATCAACATGATTGCTGGTGCTGCTGGTTCAGCGACGACGATTTTGCTCGGTGCTCAAGCTAAGATTCCACCAGTTGGCGGTATCTATGGGTTTGTTACTATCACAAATGGTTGGGCTTATCTAATTGGTTTGATTGTTTGTGCCACAATCATTGGTGTCTTAGCGCCATGTGCAGTTAACTTCAATCAAACGCCTAATGAAGAATCAATGACTGATGACAGTGAGGATGATATCAATATTAATTTCGAAGCCTAA
- a CDS encoding PTS fructose transporter subunit IIB has protein sequence MDFVAITSCPAGLAHTPMAAKALEKAAEELGLTAKVEQQGAMGLKNEITEDEAQSAKFLLIGSDQKIEKMERFNGIPAVRVDINMCIKKPKAVIDKVSKAVAARAK, from the coding sequence ATGGATTTTGTTGCAATTACGTCATGTCCAGCAGGATTAGCACATACACCAATGGCAGCTAAGGCGCTAGAAAAGGCTGCCGAGGAATTGGGATTAACGGCTAAAGTTGAACAGCAAGGTGCAATGGGGCTTAAGAATGAGATTACTGAAGACGAAGCGCAAAGTGCGAAGTTCTTGTTGATTGGATCTGATCAGAAGATTGAAAAAATGGAACGATTCAATGGTATTCCAGCAGTACGAGTAGATATCAACATGTGTATCAAGAAACCCAAAGCTGTTATCGATAAGGTTAGTAAAGCAGTTGCTGCTCGTGCAAAGTAG
- a CDS encoding PTS sugar transporter subunit IIA has translation MTEIFKQDYIFLKEHLKTRDEAFEFIAKQAVTLKFADDEDAILKALYKRENEASTGMQDGIAIPHAISVHLQQPAVLFVRSTTAIQDWPTFDDQPVDQIIAMLVPKNSEQAHLEILANFASALVEDEERQALLKSQTVSEVYNVLTTSSEKIL, from the coding sequence ATGACAGAAATTTTTAAGCAAGATTATATTTTTTTGAAAGAGCACTTAAAGACTAGAGATGAGGCATTTGAGTTTATCGCTAAGCAAGCAGTAACACTTAAGTTTGCAGATGATGAAGACGCAATTTTGAAAGCGCTGTATAAACGTGAGAATGAAGCGTCTACAGGAATGCAAGACGGTATCGCCATTCCCCATGCCATTTCAGTACATTTACAGCAACCAGCAGTCTTATTCGTTCGTTCGACAACCGCCATTCAAGATTGGCCGACGTTCGATGATCAACCGGTTGATCAAATTATTGCCATGCTTGTCCCCAAGAATAGCGAACAGGCGCATCTGGAGATACTAGCAAACTTTGCCAGTGCATTAGTAGAAGATGAAGAACGTCAGGCTTTGTTGAAGAGTCAGACAGTAAGTGAAGTCTACAACGTTTTAACGACTAGTTCAGAAAAAATTTTATGA
- a CDS encoding BglG family transcription antiterminator, which translates to MIIELILSKQVVHYQDIMEYTGMSRKTITKYLNKVEAIVNQQGVELVRKRGQGIHFRGNTNALLAKFPALKDGSQSEEERRISIMTFLTQQSSPILLDDIADHFFISRSTLERDLNILKSSYGLKLTATTEGIQFKSSEGDVRRLIGQLLQSYWGQEIKQNQRTGKMVRTFKIPASLKRYVDKQTLDQMQRVLNQFVATLKVDVNEYQYESLLIHTTIAIQRIRNGEYISHLSSSRLNGITISPSTTKLAKMLVAAFGCTLPDEEIAYLNIHVAAIEDGYIDLAHNGIVEQEMVNWLRTVLSDYDNQLLRNLTLHLRPALVRIKNGISITNPYCNQVKTYFPVAFDHALALAMAITKRYRLQLTEDEIAYLALHFESFIERRKTSRSDVELVIVCSTGYGTAELLKQRVMDKLPNVNIVNTLSVSELMAGPVTADIVISTIPLRLNGTRVIQVTPFLNDHEIDVLKKLSQDVRKEKYAREAFVKLLSPNGIITNSSATNKQAAIIQITDQLQTHGYVDKQMQASALAREQVASTIIDKFAIPHGDINHVLKPTIGILTSKRGIEWDHERVHIVFFVALNRTVESQMDDIYSYFYSLIQNANRMAALTKAQDVQSIIEILAHDKGE; encoded by the coding sequence ATGATTATTGAGTTGATTCTATCTAAACAAGTTGTTCACTACCAAGATATTATGGAATACACAGGCATGTCTCGTAAGACAATCACTAAATATCTGAATAAGGTTGAAGCCATTGTCAATCAACAGGGTGTGGAACTTGTTAGAAAAAGAGGACAAGGTATTCATTTTCGTGGTAATACAAACGCATTATTGGCAAAGTTTCCTGCTTTAAAGGATGGCAGTCAGAGTGAAGAGGAACGGCGAATTAGCATTATGACATTCTTAACGCAGCAGTCGTCTCCCATATTATTAGATGACATTGCTGATCACTTTTTTATCAGCCGTAGCACGTTGGAACGTGATCTGAATATATTGAAATCGAGCTACGGCTTAAAGTTAACTGCTACTACGGAAGGCATTCAATTTAAAAGCTCAGAAGGTGATGTACGCCGCCTGATTGGTCAGTTACTGCAATCGTATTGGGGGCAAGAAATCAAGCAAAACCAACGAACTGGTAAAATGGTTCGGACATTTAAAATACCAGCGTCACTAAAACGATATGTGGACAAGCAGACATTAGATCAAATGCAGCGCGTTCTTAATCAATTCGTGGCGACGTTAAAGGTTGACGTCAATGAATATCAATACGAATCCTTGTTGATTCATACGACGATTGCCATTCAACGCATTCGAAATGGGGAATATATTTCACACCTATCATCAAGTAGATTAAACGGCATCACAATTTCACCAAGTACAACGAAACTAGCCAAAATGCTCGTGGCAGCTTTTGGATGCACCCTGCCAGATGAAGAAATTGCCTATTTAAATATTCACGTTGCGGCAATTGAGGATGGTTACATTGACTTAGCACATAACGGGATTGTTGAACAAGAAATGGTTAATTGGTTACGAACCGTCTTGTCAGATTATGATAACCAATTATTGCGAAACTTAACGTTACATTTACGACCGGCTTTAGTTCGAATTAAGAATGGCATCAGTATTACGAATCCGTACTGCAATCAAGTTAAAACGTATTTCCCAGTGGCCTTTGATCATGCACTAGCATTGGCGATGGCGATTACTAAGCGGTATCGGTTACAACTAACGGAAGATGAGATTGCTTATTTGGCGCTACACTTTGAGTCATTCATTGAACGACGCAAAACCTCGAGGTCAGATGTTGAACTGGTGATTGTTTGTAGCACTGGCTATGGAACTGCAGAACTATTAAAGCAACGTGTAATGGATAAATTGCCAAATGTTAATATCGTTAACACCTTATCGGTAAGTGAATTGATGGCTGGCCCCGTTACTGCTGACATCGTTATTTCTACGATTCCACTGAGGTTAAACGGGACGCGAGTGATTCAGGTGACACCGTTCCTGAATGACCATGAAATAGATGTATTGAAGAAGCTGAGTCAAGATGTTCGTAAGGAAAAGTACGCCCGTGAAGCATTTGTAAAACTATTGAGTCCGAATGGCATTATCACTAATTCAAGTGCAACTAACAAACAAGCCGCTATTATTCAAATTACTGATCAACTGCAAACACACGGCTATGTTGACAAGCAGATGCAAGCGTCAGCATTAGCACGTGAGCAAGTCGCATCAACGATTATCGATAAATTTGCGATTCCTCATGGTGACATCAACCATGTTCTGAAACCAACCATTGGCATTCTGACGTCTAAGCGTGGGATTGAGTGGGATCACGAACGTGTGCACATTGTATTTTTTGTTGCGCTAAATCGCACGGTCGAATCCCAGATGGACGATATTTATAGTTATTTTTATAGCTTGATTCAAAACGCCAATCGAATGGCGGCATTAACCAAAGCTCAAGACGTTCAGTCGATTATTGAAATATTAGCGCATGATAAAGGGGAATAG
- a CDS encoding MerR family transcriptional regulator, with amino-acid sequence MANGTRRDLRELFHKGQLTIGISELSRMTGVSPRQLRYWQKKGYIIPKNEDEPGQARIYTMKMVIKAAAMSNLLQTGYTLKAAAAQVDERMRPAQTMYHVIFDRYQGYQVADDGQILVDLGPFDPQPEQELFAKLVGDKVVFDLKNRRELE; translated from the coding sequence ATGGCAAACGGGACGCGTAGAGATTTACGCGAGCTATTCCATAAGGGTCAACTAACGATTGGCATTAGTGAATTGAGCAGAATGACTGGTGTCTCGCCACGACAACTGCGGTATTGGCAAAAAAAGGGGTACATTATTCCTAAGAATGAGGATGAGCCAGGTCAGGCACGCATTTATACCATGAAAATGGTTATCAAAGCGGCCGCGATGAGTAACTTACTCCAAACTGGTTATACGTTGAAGGCGGCGGCCGCTCAGGTGGATGAGCGGATGCGACCAGCCCAAACGATGTATCACGTCATCTTTGATCGGTATCAAGGGTATCAAGTGGCGGACGATGGCCAGATTCTAGTCGATTTGGGGCCATTTGACCCCCAACCCGAGCAGGAATTATTTGCCAAACTCGTGGGGGACAAAGTGGTGTTTGATTTGAAGAATCGGCGGGAATTAGAGTAG
- a CDS encoding SDR family oxidoreductase: MKYAITGATGHLGQQIVAAIKPLVDPSDLYLGVHTPSKAQAYQQEGMQVMAIDYQQPERLKAFFQDSDVLIYIPSKSHDSYSRVQEFENVLAAVQQANVQHLLVMGFIADQVNNPFALSAFYGYVPRRLAGTDLNYTIVRNALYADPLVPYLPELIERHNVIYPMGDQALSFISQADSAAAFAKVATTPALLQRGRIYTLTQEQAYTMPELAAVLSQVSGQAIGYQPVSLQAFSDMYNQNNEGPMLASMYAGGAMGLLATVSDDYQQIMGEPAQSLTDYLQTTYRPS; this comes from the coding sequence ATGAAATATGCGATTACAGGTGCCACGGGTCATTTGGGGCAACAGATTGTTGCGGCTATCAAACCGTTAGTGGACCCCAGCGACTTATATTTAGGTGTTCACACGCCTAGTAAAGCACAGGCTTATCAACAAGAGGGCATGCAGGTGATGGCAATTGATTACCAACAGCCAGAACGATTAAAAGCTTTTTTCCAAGATAGTGATGTCTTGATTTATATCCCAAGTAAGAGCCACGACAGTTATTCGCGGGTACAAGAGTTTGAAAATGTCTTAGCGGCAGTTCAGCAAGCGAATGTGCAGCATTTGTTAGTGATGGGCTTTATTGCTGATCAAGTCAACAATCCCTTTGCGCTGTCGGCGTTTTACGGCTACGTGCCGCGGCGGTTAGCTGGGACTGACCTCAATTATACGATCGTTCGCAATGCGCTGTATGCTGATCCGTTGGTGCCGTATTTACCAGAATTAATCGAGCGGCACAATGTCATTTATCCGATGGGCGACCAAGCTTTGAGCTTTATCAGTCAGGCGGATAGTGCCGCGGCGTTTGCCAAGGTAGCAACGACGCCAGCCTTATTACAACGCGGCCGCATCTACACGCTGACTCAAGAGCAGGCCTACACGATGCCAGAATTGGCGGCCGTTTTGAGTCAAGTCAGTGGACAAGCGATTGGCTATCAACCGGTATCGTTGCAGGCTTTCAGTGATATGTATAATCAGAATAATGAAGGTCCGATGTTAGCGTCAATGTACGCGGGTGGGGCCATGGGATTGTTAGCAACGGTCAGCGATGACTACCAGCAGATTATGGGAGAGCCGGCACAATCCTTAACTGACTACTTACAAACGACGTACCGTCCTAGCTAA
- a CDS encoding glucose PTS transporter subunit IIA, translating into MKQVHLLTPVAGQLVPLKAVHDPVFSQGMMGEGFGIEPTEGQVVAPISGKVTMVAASLHAIGFTGNNGLEVLVHLGIDTVELAENPPFTVTVHVGDTVEAGDKIATMDLMAIANAHKATTVIMAVTNSMDHVTKLTPEVGEVRAGVVGAVVELKEDVPEQPIVKGQGGKYDELATQIIAQVGGPVNIKSVIHCITRVRFYLKDEGKADDDAIRNLKGVIDVAKAGGQYQVVIGPAVNDVYDAIVGQLGAGFGDADASAVAMEKEANRLAWQKMSPWQKVKHGFSSLIGVITGSMIPVIGLLAASGILKGILSLLTNFKIVSATTPTYVIINAMGDSVFYFLPIFVGFTAAKKLGADPVIMGIVGGVLTYPAIVGMATTGKVTGHLLGMAINANFFGIPVHVASYTYSIFPMIAGAWLASKLEPWLKRVIPTVLRMIFVPLFEVVLISGAIILILGPVITALSGALAAGIVAIYKLSPAISGLIIGGFYQVLVIFGLHWAIIPIVVNDITTTGHSYLNAIVSATMVAQGGAVLAIALKSKFANIKELAWPATISAFCGVTEPAMYGINLKYGRAFITASIGGAVGGFLTGLFNVNMWGFAGSLIGFTSFFNPKGIDFSFYGFLIASAADLIVAFALTWMFGFSDNDVKNVKTAPKKKHLGQQVA; encoded by the coding sequence ATGAAGCAAGTGCATTTATTAACGCCGGTCGCAGGGCAGCTAGTTCCGCTTAAGGCGGTCCACGATCCAGTATTTTCACAAGGTATGATGGGCGAAGGCTTTGGTATTGAACCAACTGAGGGCCAGGTCGTCGCGCCAATCAGTGGTAAGGTAACGATGGTGGCGGCTAGCCTTCACGCCATCGGGTTTACGGGGAACAATGGTCTGGAAGTGCTCGTGCATTTAGGAATCGATACAGTCGAATTGGCAGAGAACCCACCGTTTACAGTTACCGTCCATGTCGGGGATACCGTGGAAGCGGGTGACAAAATTGCCACGATGGATCTGATGGCGATTGCGAATGCGCATAAGGCCACCACCGTCATTATGGCCGTTACGAATTCGATGGATCACGTCACTAAGCTGACACCAGAAGTCGGCGAAGTCCGTGCGGGTGTTGTTGGCGCAGTCGTTGAACTCAAAGAGGACGTGCCGGAACAGCCTATCGTTAAGGGCCAGGGTGGCAAGTACGATGAACTCGCCACTCAAATCATTGCCCAAGTAGGTGGACCGGTCAATATCAAGAGTGTCATCCACTGCATTACCCGAGTTCGCTTTTACTTGAAAGACGAAGGCAAAGCGGACGATGACGCGATTCGCAATCTGAAGGGCGTTATCGATGTGGCCAAGGCGGGTGGCCAGTATCAAGTGGTGATTGGTCCCGCCGTTAACGACGTCTATGATGCGATCGTTGGTCAACTTGGCGCTGGCTTTGGTGACGCGGATGCCTCCGCCGTTGCGATGGAAAAGGAAGCGAACCGGCTCGCCTGGCAGAAGATGTCGCCGTGGCAGAAAGTGAAACACGGGTTTAGCAGTCTGATTGGGGTCATCACGGGCTCCATGATACCAGTGATTGGCTTGTTGGCCGCTTCTGGTATCTTAAAAGGGATTCTGTCGTTGCTGACTAATTTCAAGATAGTTTCGGCAACCACGCCGACCTACGTCATCATCAATGCGATGGGCGACTCGGTCTTCTACTTCCTACCGATTTTCGTGGGCTTCACGGCTGCTAAAAAACTCGGTGCGGATCCCGTTATCATGGGAATTGTTGGTGGGGTGCTCACTTATCCAGCCATCGTTGGGATGGCGACGACTGGTAAGGTGACCGGACACCTGTTAGGGATGGCGATCAATGCCAACTTCTTCGGAATCCCGGTACACGTGGCTTCCTACACGTACTCGATCTTCCCAATGATTGCGGGGGCCTGGTTAGCAAGTAAGTTGGAACCATGGCTCAAACGGGTGATTCCAACGGTGCTACGGATGATTTTTGTGCCACTGTTTGAAGTTGTCTTGATTTCCGGTGCGATTATCCTGATTCTCGGCCCAGTCATTACCGCGTTATCTGGCGCTTTAGCTGCCGGAATCGTGGCGATTTACAAACTAAGTCCGGCTATCTCTGGTTTGATTATTGGTGGCTTTTACCAAGTACTGGTTATCTTCGGCTTACACTGGGCGATCATTCCAATCGTGGTCAACGATATTACCACAACGGGTCACAGCTACCTGAACGCCATCGTTTCTGCAACGATGGTCGCGCAAGGTGGTGCGGTCTTGGCGATTGCGTTGAAGTCTAAATTCGCTAACATCAAGGAACTCGCATGGCCAGCCACGATTTCAGCATTCTGCGGTGTCACTGAACCTGCAATGTACGGGATCAACTTGAAATACGGTCGGGCCTTCATCACCGCAAGTATCGGTGGTGCGGTCGGTGGGTTCTTGACTGGACTCTTTAACGTCAACATGTGGGGCTTTGCCGGCTCCCTGATTGGATTCACCTCCTTCTTCAATCCGAAGGGCATCGACTTCAGCTTCTACGGTTTCTTGATTGCATCCGCAGCTGACTTGATTGTCGCCTTCGCATTGACTTGGATGTTCGGCTTCTCAGACAATGACGTTAAGAATGTGAAGACGGCGCCGAAGAAGAAGCATCTTGGGCAGCAGGTCGCATAG